One window of the Archangium primigenium genome contains the following:
- a CDS encoding RNA methyltransferase: MAVRTEHDALELVHQRGVITEVPARGTTSLVEAVAGGPVSGSWRAHAKGRLMYRLGRILRASADVLAVRLVEGKVAFVDARLWPAVYRMVMEPTRRRRSLEGLSPQARALLSAVERDRRVLLDKEGAWTKARETLEERLLVHVSEAENEEGRFGVVLRSWRDWVSPTVEHAARTLTYDEAIARLRDPCGGAPAGLGAWVF, encoded by the coding sequence ATGGCGGTCCGCACCGAGCATGATGCGCTGGAGCTCGTCCACCAGCGGGGGGTCATCACGGAGGTGCCCGCGCGGGGCACCACCTCACTGGTGGAGGCCGTGGCGGGCGGGCCGGTCAGCGGCAGCTGGCGCGCCCACGCCAAGGGTCGGTTGATGTACCGGCTCGGGCGCATCCTCCGGGCGTCGGCGGACGTGCTCGCGGTGCGGCTCGTGGAGGGCAAGGTGGCGTTCGTGGACGCGCGGCTGTGGCCGGCGGTGTACCGCATGGTCATGGAGCCCACCCGGCGCCGCCGCTCGCTGGAGGGCCTGTCGCCCCAGGCCCGCGCGCTGCTGTCCGCGGTGGAGCGGGACCGGCGGGTGCTCCTGGACAAGGAGGGCGCGTGGACCAAGGCCCGCGAGACCCTGGAGGAGCGGCTGCTCGTGCACGTGTCCGAGGCGGAGAACGAGGAGGGGCGCTTCGGCGTTGTCCTGCGCTCGTGGCGCGACTGGGTGTCGCCCACGGTGGAGCACGCCGCCCGCACCCTCACCTATGACGAGGCCATCGCCCGGCTGCGCGACCCCTGTGGGGGCGCCCCGGCGGGCCTCGGCGCCTGGGTGTTCTAG
- a CDS encoding MDR family MFS transporter has translation MSREALANVRFWPFMFATFLGSFICVMSSSTITIALPELQRFFGVELSLIQWTLTGFMLAMGTVAPLTGYLGDRFSAKRLYLGALLGFAVASLLCGAAWDATSLVAFRILQGAFSGAILPVTMTLIYQVLPREKQPMAVSLWSLSAMLAPAFGPTLAGWLITVGNWRWLFFVNVPVGLLALGMAARHVPQYRLRQAGAFDLTGLVTVITSSLLLLIAFSKSATWGWHSPWTISLFVVGTIALAVFIRRELTTPAPLLDLRVLANARYLMTLIISIIITTSLYAGTFLMPVFLQRIQGRTALDTGLILLPASLTMALLMPVVGRLYPWIGPRVLLTLGVSLIGGGTYALAHLTPDTSRTYVLVWMLVRNAGISLSTMPASNAGMEQIPPALSGHASSINNWLRNVFGSFSIAIFTSLLASFGAREATLLRARGLGAAELERWSFVESINDVYLVATAIVLVALPLCLLISKNPGLPPPAPLAGKDAGSPSGAAS, from the coding sequence ATGAGCCGAGAAGCCCTCGCGAACGTCCGTTTCTGGCCGTTCATGTTCGCCACCTTCCTCGGCTCGTTCATCTGCGTGATGAGCTCCAGCACCATCACCATCGCGCTGCCGGAGCTGCAGCGCTTCTTCGGGGTGGAGCTGTCGCTCATCCAGTGGACGCTCACCGGCTTCATGCTCGCCATGGGCACGGTGGCGCCCCTGACCGGCTACCTGGGGGACCGCTTCAGCGCGAAGCGGCTCTACCTGGGCGCGCTGCTCGGCTTCGCGGTGGCGTCGCTCCTGTGTGGCGCGGCGTGGGACGCGACCTCGCTCGTCGCCTTTCGCATCCTCCAGGGCGCGTTCAGCGGGGCCATCCTGCCGGTCACCATGACGCTCATCTACCAGGTGCTGCCGCGCGAGAAGCAGCCCATGGCGGTGAGCCTCTGGAGCCTGTCGGCCATGCTCGCGCCCGCCTTCGGCCCCACGCTCGCCGGCTGGCTCATCACCGTGGGCAACTGGCGCTGGCTGTTCTTCGTCAACGTGCCGGTGGGGCTGCTCGCGCTGGGGATGGCGGCGCGCCACGTGCCCCAGTACCGGCTGCGCCAGGCCGGCGCGTTCGACCTGACGGGCCTCGTCACCGTCATCACGAGCAGCCTCCTCCTGCTCATCGCCTTCAGCAAGAGCGCCACCTGGGGCTGGCACAGCCCGTGGACGATCAGCCTGTTCGTCGTGGGCACGATCGCGCTCGCGGTCTTCATCCGCCGGGAGCTCACCACGCCCGCCCCGCTGCTCGACCTGCGGGTGCTGGCCAACGCGCGCTACCTGATGACGCTCATCATCTCCATCATCATCACCACCAGCCTGTACGCCGGCACCTTCCTCATGCCGGTGTTCCTCCAGCGCATCCAGGGGCGCACCGCGCTGGACACCGGGCTCATCCTCCTGCCCGCCTCGCTCACCATGGCCCTGCTCATGCCCGTGGTGGGGCGGCTCTACCCGTGGATCGGGCCGCGCGTGCTGCTCACCCTGGGCGTCTCGCTCATCGGCGGAGGCACCTACGCCCTGGCCCACCTCACGCCGGACACCTCGCGCACCTACGTGCTCGTGTGGATGCTGGTGCGCAACGCCGGCATCTCCCTGTCCACCATGCCGGCGAGCAACGCGGGCATGGAGCAGATTCCCCCCGCGCTCAGCGGCCACGCCTCGTCCATCAACAACTGGCTGCGCAACGTCTTCGGCTCGTTCTCCATCGCCATCTTCACCTCGCTGCTGGCCTCCTTCGGCGCGCGCGAGGCCACGCTCTTGCGCGCCCGGGGGCTGGGGGCCGCCGAGCTCGAGCGCTGGTCCTTCGTGGAGAGCATCAACGACGTCTACCTGGTGGCCACCGCCATCGTCCTCGTGGCCCTGCCCCTCTGCCTGCTCATTTCCAAGAATCCAGGCCTCCCACCTCCCGCCCCGCTTGCCGGGAAGGACGCGGGCAGCCCGAGCGGCGCGGCGTCCTGA
- a CDS encoding sodium:solute symporter family transporter, whose protein sequence is MNPQNVETSIGQPNTTAIVFFLAFVGLTLGITYWAARRTKTTSEFFTAGGGVSAVQNGFALAGDFMSAASFLGIAGLVALSGFDGLIYSVGWLVGWPVVTFLIAEPLRNLGKYTFADVVAYRLKQTPVRLAAAVGTLTVVSFYLIAQMVGAGNLIRMMFGLSYEAAVLIVGGVMILYVLFGGMIATTWVQIVKAVLLLAGASALALMVLARFSYNPLALFREAVAQYGPEVLAPGKLVSSPLEAVSLGLALMFGTAGLPHILMRFYTVPNAKAARGSVFYATGLIGYFYLVTFILGFGASVVLGRASITGVDKGGNMAAPLLAEAVGGTPFLGFISAVAFATILAVVAGLTLSGAAALSHDLWTHVVRRGQAPEHEQLRVARLASFGLGVLAIILGIVFKGQNVAFMVGLAFAIAASGNFPALLLSMAWRGFTTRGAVASMLTGSVSAVLLIFLSPTVQVEMLGRAALFPLKNPALVTMPLAFFVGWVVSLLKPEPEASDRFPEVRHRMHVGAEPGENVIAPH, encoded by the coding sequence ATGAATCCCCAAAACGTAGAGACGTCGATCGGCCAGCCGAACACGACGGCCATCGTCTTCTTCCTGGCCTTCGTGGGCCTCACCCTGGGCATCACCTACTGGGCGGCGCGCCGCACCAAGACGACCTCCGAGTTCTTCACCGCGGGCGGCGGCGTGAGCGCCGTGCAGAACGGCTTCGCGCTCGCGGGCGACTTCATGAGCGCCGCGAGCTTCCTGGGCATCGCGGGGCTCGTGGCCCTGTCCGGCTTCGATGGCCTCATCTACTCGGTGGGCTGGCTGGTGGGCTGGCCGGTGGTGACGTTCCTCATCGCCGAGCCCCTGCGCAACCTGGGCAAGTACACCTTCGCGGACGTGGTGGCCTACCGGCTCAAGCAGACGCCGGTGCGGCTGGCGGCGGCCGTGGGCACGCTCACGGTGGTGAGCTTCTATCTCATCGCGCAGATGGTGGGCGCGGGCAACCTCATCCGGATGATGTTCGGCCTGAGCTACGAGGCCGCGGTGCTCATCGTGGGCGGGGTGATGATCCTCTACGTGCTGTTTGGCGGGATGATCGCCACCACGTGGGTGCAGATCGTCAAGGCGGTGCTGCTGCTGGCCGGAGCGAGCGCGCTGGCGCTCATGGTGCTCGCGCGCTTCTCCTACAACCCGCTGGCGCTCTTTCGCGAGGCGGTGGCGCAGTACGGCCCGGAGGTGCTCGCGCCGGGCAAGCTCGTGTCCAGTCCGCTGGAGGCGGTGTCGCTGGGGCTCGCGCTGATGTTCGGCACGGCGGGCCTGCCACACATCCTCATGCGCTTCTACACGGTGCCCAACGCCAAGGCGGCGCGCGGCTCGGTGTTCTACGCCACGGGGCTCATCGGCTACTTCTACCTGGTGACGTTCATCCTCGGCTTCGGCGCGTCGGTGGTGCTGGGGCGCGCGAGCATCACGGGCGTGGACAAGGGCGGCAACATGGCGGCGCCGCTCCTGGCCGAGGCCGTGGGCGGCACGCCGTTTTTGGGCTTCATCTCCGCGGTGGCCTTCGCCACCATCCTCGCCGTGGTGGCGGGGCTCACGCTGTCGGGCGCGGCGGCCCTGTCGCACGACCTGTGGACGCACGTGGTGCGCCGGGGCCAGGCGCCCGAGCACGAGCAGCTGCGCGTGGCGCGGCTGGCGAGCTTCGGCCTGGGCGTGCTCGCCATCATCCTGGGCATCGTCTTCAAGGGGCAGAACGTGGCCTTCATGGTGGGCCTGGCGTTCGCCATCGCCGCGAGCGGCAACTTCCCGGCGCTGCTCTTGTCCATGGCGTGGCGGGGCTTCACCACGCGGGGCGCGGTGGCCAGCATGCTCACCGGCTCGGTGAGCGCGGTGCTGCTCATCTTCCTGTCACCCACGGTGCAGGTGGAGATGCTCGGCCGGGCGGCCCTCTTCCCGCTGAAGAATCCGGCGCTGGTCACCATGCCGCTGGCCTTCTTCGTGGGCTGGGTGGTATCGCTGCTCAAGCCCGAGCCCGAGGCCTCCGACCGCTTCCCCGAGGTGCGCCACCGCATGCACGTGGGCGCGGAGCCCGGCGAGAACGTGATCGCGCCGCACTGA
- a CDS encoding DUF485 domain-containing protein, protein MSPPPHNPRLEELAARRWRVAAVLTTATLVSYFGFILLVAFNKPLMGQQLTPGLSWGILLGALVIFISWALTGIYVRWANNHYDKALDELRR, encoded by the coding sequence ATGTCCCCTCCCCCGCACAACCCCCGTCTCGAGGAGCTGGCCGCCCGGCGCTGGCGCGTGGCGGCCGTGCTCACCACGGCCACCCTGGTGTCCTACTTCGGCTTCATCCTGCTCGTGGCGTTCAACAAGCCGCTGATGGGCCAGCAGCTCACCCCCGGGCTGAGCTGGGGCATCCTCCTGGGCGCGCTCGTCATCTTCATCTCGTGGGCGCTCACGGGCATCTACGTGCGCTGGGCCAACAACCACTACGACAAGGCCCTCGACGAGCTGCGCCGCTGA
- a CDS encoding Hpt domain-containing protein, whose amino-acid sequence MEPQALAMDVRQLEKLSVLQDEQAPNLVAEMAQGFLARTPARLARLRECLLEGNAGRLANEAHGLATSSGMFGMMRVRLLCKSLENLVRGSGLEGAEALILQVERAFTEARPLLLAQLKCPEVQSPE is encoded by the coding sequence ATGGAGCCGCAAGCCCTCGCGATGGATGTCCGGCAACTGGAGAAGCTCAGCGTGCTCCAGGACGAGCAGGCCCCCAATCTGGTGGCGGAGATGGCCCAGGGCTTCCTCGCGCGCACGCCGGCGCGGCTCGCCCGGCTGCGCGAGTGTCTGCTCGAGGGCAACGCCGGACGGCTCGCGAACGAGGCGCATGGCCTGGCCACCAGCAGTGGCATGTTCGGCATGATGCGGGTGCGGCTGTTGTGCAAGTCCCTGGAGAACCTCGTGCGAGGCTCCGGCCTGGAGGGCGCCGAGGCGCTCATCCTCCAGGTGGAGCGCGCCTTCACCGAGGCCCGGCCCCTGCTGCTCGCGCAGTTGAAGTGTCCCGAGGTGCAGTCCCCCGAATGA
- a CDS encoding FAD-dependent oxidoreductase translates to MRVIVLGCGVSGLSCGVRLLEAGYPVEIWARELPPHTTSDVAAAIWYPYRAWPQARVNAWAARTLQVLDALADAPDTGVRRVAGVDLVREPAKDPWWGGAVPGLRRATPEERPPGYADGFAFAVPVITMPRYLPWLLGRFEALGGRMTRRAVGALDEAWAASPWVVNCTGLGARELVDDPSLFPVRGEVLAVAPLGPARFLLDDRDEARGMTYIIPREHDCILGGTAEEGNASLEPDARAARAILERAARLLPEGTRLEVRHHRVGLRPGRPTVRLEAEAHGPHLVVHNYGHGGAGVTLSWGCAEEVVALLSRHVGPAGNPASSGRTDGS, encoded by the coding sequence ATGCGCGTCATCGTCCTCGGCTGTGGAGTCTCCGGCTTGTCCTGTGGTGTCCGGCTGCTGGAGGCCGGCTACCCGGTGGAGATTTGGGCGCGGGAGCTGCCGCCCCACACCACGTCGGACGTGGCCGCGGCCATCTGGTACCCGTACCGTGCCTGGCCCCAGGCGCGCGTCAACGCCTGGGCGGCCCGCACGCTCCAGGTGCTCGATGCCCTGGCGGACGCGCCCGACACGGGCGTGCGCCGCGTGGCCGGGGTGGACCTGGTCCGCGAGCCGGCCAAGGACCCCTGGTGGGGCGGCGCGGTGCCGGGCCTGCGCCGGGCCACGCCCGAGGAGCGGCCCCCGGGGTACGCCGACGGCTTCGCCTTCGCGGTCCCCGTCATCACCATGCCGCGCTACCTGCCCTGGCTCCTCGGGCGCTTCGAGGCCCTGGGCGGCCGGATGACGCGGCGCGCGGTGGGCGCGCTGGACGAGGCGTGGGCCGCGTCCCCCTGGGTCGTCAACTGCACGGGCCTGGGCGCGCGCGAGCTCGTGGACGACCCCTCCCTGTTCCCCGTGCGCGGCGAGGTGCTGGCCGTGGCGCCCCTCGGGCCCGCGCGCTTCCTGCTCGATGATCGCGACGAGGCGCGGGGCATGACCTACATCATTCCCCGCGAGCACGACTGCATCCTCGGCGGCACGGCCGAGGAGGGCAACGCGTCGCTGGAGCCGGACGCGCGCGCGGCCCGCGCCATCCTCGAGCGCGCGGCGCGGCTGTTGCCCGAGGGCACGCGCCTGGAGGTGCGGCACCACCGGGTGGGGCTGCGGCCCGGACGGCCCACGGTGCGCCTGGAGGCGGAGGCGCATGGGCCCCACCTCGTGGTGCACAACTATGGCCACGGCGGGGCGGGGGTGACGTTGTCGTGGGGCTGCGCCGAGGAAGTGGTCGCGCTGCTCTCGCGGCATGTCGGACCGGCGGGGAATCCTGCGAGCAGTGGGAGGACGGATGGATCGTGA
- a CDS encoding DUF2750 domain-containing protein yields MDREESQERIQAVLRLPAVRRYAYFLQRVVESGQVWGLDGEGWALALDDAGRDVLPLWPAPEFAALCATRLWEGFQPRPIALSELLENVLPQLEEEGMPVGIFFTPQGQGHPASARELMDALRATRAPVV; encoded by the coding sequence ATGGATCGTGAGGAGAGTCAGGAGCGCATTCAGGCCGTGCTGCGGTTGCCCGCGGTCCGGCGCTATGCGTACTTCCTCCAGCGCGTGGTGGAGTCGGGACAGGTGTGGGGCCTGGATGGCGAGGGGTGGGCGCTGGCGCTCGACGACGCGGGCCGGGACGTGCTGCCCCTGTGGCCCGCGCCCGAGTTCGCCGCCCTGTGCGCCACGCGGCTGTGGGAAGGCTTCCAGCCCCGGCCCATCGCCCTGAGCGAGCTGCTGGAGAACGTGCTGCCGCAGCTCGAGGAAGAGGGCATGCCGGTGGGCATCTTCTTCACGCCCCAGGGCCAGGGTCATCCGGCCAGCGCGCGCGAGCTCATGGACGCGCTGCGCGCGACGCGTGCGCCCGTGGTTTGA